One Myotis daubentonii chromosome 3, mMyoDau2.1, whole genome shotgun sequence genomic window carries:
- the LOC132229813 gene encoding F-box only protein 31-like: MGKVCTKFRRILHIDTIWRRRCREEFGVCENLQDLETVGTSYREVYAKLLHPHRHILGLWQLDTKGLKTLLYVAVDGLGITGWTYVPCLNTHVDGPMQFKPAFRIRLTETKSAVVECMEGRHRRPHCRHLRIRKDRLTSQCKKTDHLKDSPTRLREEFGTALFLDDTLRYHCRTYRRLYLPFHGKCARLKQITGITFHILQIHLTRRIETRGGEIFGDVDELSRVVREMGEQVLREQQQQQEDGTEDSEGHGGEMCFYGVETGTLDGSVWHSPGVVILFDENHLGFIDPEFKSFFLFGRVQNTFQNVEAASPQAFPEMIKNIHPDHVYHP; this comes from the exons ATGGGGAAA gtctgcaccaAATTCCGCCGCATCCTGCACATCGACACcatctggagacggcgctgccgggaggagttTGGCGTTTGTGAAAACTTGCAGGACCTGGAGACGGTGGGTACGTCTTAccgagaagtctatgcgaagctgcTCCACCCGCACAGACACATCttgggattgtggcagctagATACTAAGGGCCTTAAAACACTGCTGTATGTCGCGGTGGACGGCTTAGGCATCACTGGTTGGACATACGTGCCTTGTCTTAACACCCATGTGGATGGCCCAATGCAATTCAAGCCCGCGTTCCGAATCCGCCTGACGGAGACGAAATCAGCCGTggtggagtgcatggaaggccgccACCGCCGGCCCCACTGCCGCCACCTGCGGATTCGGAAGGACAGGCTCACCAGCCAGTGCAAGAAGACCGACCACCTAAAGGATTCACCGACACGGCTTAGGGAGGAATTCGGGACGGCGCTGTTTTTGGATGACACACTGCGGTATCACTGCCGgacctaccgccgcctctacctccc cttccacgggAAGTGTGCCAGGCTCAAGCAAATCACGGGAATCACATTCCACATATTACAGATCCACCTCACGCGCCGCATCGAGACGCGAGGGGGCGAGATCTTCGGGGACGTCGACGAGCTCTCCCGCGTGGTCCGGGAGATGGGGGAGCAGGtgctccgggagcagcagcagcagcaagaagacgggaccGAGGACAGCGAGGGCCATGgcgggga gatgtgtttctatggcgtggaaACTGGTACCCTAGATGGCTCAGTCTGGCACTCTCCTGGAGTcgtcatcctgttcgatgagaaccacttggggTTCATCGATCCGGAGTTTAAATCCTTCTTCCTgttcggcagagtccagaacaccttccagaatgtggaggcagcaTCCCCACAGGCCTTTCCGGAGATGATCAAGAACATTCACCCCGACCACGTTTACCACCCGTGA
- the LOC132229814 gene encoding F-box only protein 31-like has product MEECACLCGLGSSRGCSCPQEPQDPAETAAAEGKRCPQKRPRPADTAEAEGKRLAQVCTKFRRILHTDTIWRRRCREEFGVCENLQDLETVGTSYREVYAKLLHPHRHILGLWQRDAEGLKTLLYAAVDGLGITGWTYVPCLHTLVDGPMQFMPAFRIRLTETKSAAVECMEGRHRRPHCRRLQIRKDRFQTWCQKTDHLNDFLTLLRQEWGRMLVLEDRQQYDCRTYRRLYLPSNRYGPMIAVLSFHGKCARVTEITGTLFQTLQIHLTRRIEMRGGEIFGDVDVLSLVVREMEEQGARSTDHNYPGTCRMCFYGVRTSTSHGFTESSTGVVTLFDENLFGFLCLQERAFRLFRRVQNTFRNAEAPSPQAFLEMLSSIRS; this is encoded by the exons ATGGAGGAGTGCGCTTGCCTCTGCGGCTTGGGCTCTTCGCGGGGATGTTCGTGTCCTCAGGAGCCTCAGGACCCAGCTGAGACGGCAGCGGCCGAGGGCAagcggtgtcctcagaagcgccCGCGCCCAGCTGACACGGCAGAGGCCGAGGGCAagcg cctggcccaggtctgcaccaAATTCCGCCGCATCCTGCACACCGACACcatctggagacggcgctgccgggaggagttTGGCGTTTGTGAAAACTTGCAGGACCTGGAGACGGTGGGTACGTCTTAccgagaagtctatgcgaagctgcTCCACCCGCACAGACACATCTTGGGATTGTGGCAGCGAGATGCTGAGGGCCTTAAAACGCTGCTGTATGCCGCGGTGGACGGCTTAGGCATCACTGGTTGGACATACGTGCCTTGTCTTCACACCCTGGTGGATGGTCCAATGCAGTTCATGCCCGCGTTCCGAATCCGCCTGACGGAGACGAAATCAGCCGcggtggagtgcatggaaggccgccACCGCCGGCCCCACTGCCGCCGCCTGCAGATTCGGAAGGACAGGTTCCAAACCTGGTGCCAGAAGACAGACCACCTGAATGATTTCCTAACGCTGCTTCGGCAGGAATGGGGGCGGATGCTGGTGCTGGAGGACAGACAGCAGTATGACTGCCGgacctaccgccgcctctacctccc ATCCAATCGCTATGGCCCGATGATCGCCGTGCTCAGCTTCCACGGGAAGTGTGCCAGGGTCACGGAGATCACCGGAACCTTATTCCAGACGTTACAGATCCACCTCACGCGCCGCATCGAGATGCGAGGGGGAGAGATCTTCGGGGACGTCGACGTGCTCTCCCTCGTGGTCcgggagatggaggagcag GGCGCGCGCTCAACGGACCACAACTACCCCggaacctgcaggatgtgtttctatggcgtgcGCACTTCTACCTCACATGGCTTCACCGAGTCCAGCACTGGCGTCGTCaccctgttcgatgagaacctcTTCGGGTTCCTGTGTCTGCAGGAGAGAGCCTTCAGACTGTTccgcagagtccagaacaccttccggAATGCGGAGGCGCCATcgccgcaggccttcctggagatgctctcCAGCATCCGGTCGTGA